The Paenibacillus thermoaerophilus nucleotide sequence TGCTCATTCACGGTCTCGTGCGGGATGCGGAAGGCCGGAAAATGTCCAAATCGCTCGGCAACGGCGTCGATCCGCTCGACGTTATCGAGAAATACGGCGCGGACGCGATGCGCTTCATGATCTCGACCAGCAGCACGCCGGGCCAAGACCTGCGCTTCCGCTGGGAGCGCGTCGAACAGGCGCGCAACTTCGCCAACAAAATCTGGAACGCGTCCCGCTTCGTGCTGATGAATCTCGACGGCTTCACGTACGAGGATATCGATCTGAGCGGCGAGCTCGGCACGGCCGACCGCTGGATTTTGCACCGGCTGAACGAGACGGCGGCGGAAGTGACGCGGCTTCTCGACAGCTACGAGTTCGGCGAGACGGGACGCGCGCTGTACAACTTCATCTGGGACGATCTGTGCGACTGGTATATCGAGTTCGCGAAGCTGGCGCTCTACGGCGACGACGCGGCCGCCAAAAAACGCACGCAATCCGTGCTTGCCTATACGCTCGACCGCACGCTGCGGCTGATTCACCCGTTCATGCCGTTTATCAGCGAAGAAATCTGGCAGCATCTGCCGCACGAGGGCGACACGATTATGCTCGCGCCGTGGCCGCAGCCGGAAGCCCGCTTCGAAGCGCCTGACGCGGTGAAGCAGATGAACCTGCTGATGGACGTCATCCGGGCGGTCCGCAATATCCGGGCCGAAGTCAACGTGCCGATGAGCAAAAAAGTCGAACTGCTCATCAAGCCGGGCAACGCGGAATGGAAGGCGATTCTCGAAGCCAACATCGGTTACGTGCAGCGGTTCTGCAACACCTCGTCGCTGGCGATCGACCTGGAGCTGGCGACGCCGGAAAAAGCGATGACGGCGGTCGTGACGGGCGCCGAGCTGTATTTGCCGCTGGCGGGCCTGATCGACATCGAGCAGGAAATCGCGCGGCTGGAGAAGGAGCTGAACACGCTCAACGCCGAGGTCGAGCGCGTCGCGAAGAAGCTCGCCAACGAAGGGTTTCTCGCCAAAGCGCCGGCCAAGGTCATCGAGGAAGAGCGGGCGAAGCAAGCCGATTATACGGAGAAACGCGATAAAGTGCTGGCGCGGATCGCCGAGCTGCGGGGATAAGCCGGCAACTCGCGGTTCGCGCAAGCGATTCGACTGTTGGATCATGAAGGGAGTGTCCGAAGCGGCGCTCCCTTTTGCCGCAGACGGCGGAAGACCGGTTCCCCGGCGGGGGCCGGATGAAAAGATTGGATATGCGGAGGGCATGGGCGATGGCACAAACAGAACAGGCACAAGGACAGTTCCGCACGATCGAAGAGGCGGTCGAATGGGTGACGGGCCGCCAGTCGTTCGGCATCAAGCCCGGGCTGAAACGAATGGAATGGATGATGGAGCGGCTGGAGCATCCGGAACGGCGGCTCAAGTTCATTCATGTCGCGGGCACGAACGGCAAAGGCTCGACATGCGCCTATTTATCGCAGGTGCTGCGCCAATGCGGGTACGACGTGGGCACGTTTACGTCGCCGTTTCTGGAGCGGTTCAACAATCGCATGCAGTACAATCTTGAGGATATCGACGACGGCACGATGCTGTCGCTGATCAACCGGGTGAAGCCGCTGGCCGACGAACTGGAGGCGTCCGAGCTCGGCGCGCCCACGATGTTCGAGATTACGACGGCCGTGGCGATTCTCTATTACGCGACGGTCTGCTACCCGGATTACGTCGTTTGGGAGACGGGGCTGGGGGGACGGCTCGATTCCACGAATATCGTCGTGCCGGTTATCACCGTGATTACGAATATCGGCCACGACCATCAGGAAATACTCGGCGACAGTCTGGAACAGATCGCGGCGGAGAAGGCCGGCATCATCAAGCCGGGGGTGCCGCTCGTCACCGCGGTGGAACAGCCCGAGGCGTTCCGGGTGATCGAGGAGACGGCCAAATCGCGCAAAGCGACCGTCTACGCCCTCGGCCGAGAGTTCCGGGCCGAGCCGCAGAGCGTCAAGCTGGACGATCAGGTCTTTACGTTCGAGGGGCCGTTCCGCGCCATACCCGACGTGCATATCAGCCTGAACGGACCCCATCAGATGAAAAACGCGGCTGTCGCGCTGATGACACTCGAGGTGCTGCGCCAATACTACGCCTTGATCGTGGAGGACGAGGATTTGCGCGCCGGCATGCAGGCGGCCAGATGGAAGGGCCGTCTGGAAACCGTGAGCCGTTCGCCGCGCATCGTGCTGGACGGGGCGCACAACCCCGAAGGGGCGGAGACGCTGGCGGCCGCCTTGCGCAGCGGCGTATACGGGTACCGGAAGCTGAACGTAATGTTAGGGATGCTGGAGACCAAAAAACATTCCGGCTTCCTCCGGCATATACTGCCTTTAGCGGATACGTTGATCGTCACGGAGCCGGAGTTCCGGAAAGCCATGAGCGCCGAGGCGCTGGCCGAGCTGGCCCGCGAGGAAGCGGCGCGTCTGGGTCTTGCGGTAGAAGTGACGGTCGAACGGGATTGGAAGCAAGCGCTTGATCGGCTGCAGCGGCTGACCGGAGAGGAAGATCTTGCGGTCGTAACGGGAACGCTGTATATGATATCCGACGTGCGCTCCCGGCTTCTGGGCCGCCGAGATTCCGACAAAGGCTGGTGACGGATGAGGTGAATGGGGCGACGGAGCGCGTTCATTTTATCGGCATAGGCGGTTACGGCATGAGTGCCATCGCCAAGGTGCTATTGGAAATGGGCTTTCGGGTGACAGGTTCGGATGTGGCGAGGGCGGAACTGACGGACAAACTCGCCGCGCGTGGCGCCCAGGTATTCATCGGACATGACGAGGGGCATGTGCGGGGAGCGGACATGGTGGTGTACTCCACCGCGTTGTCCAAAGACAACGTCGAGCTGTCGGCGGCGGAACGGCTGAACATTCCGACGCTGCACCGCTCCCAGATGCTCGCGAGGCTGCTTAACGCCCGCAAGGGCATCGCGGTGGCCGGCGCGCACGGCAAAACGACGACCTCGTCGATGATCGCGCATGTGCTCGAGCGAAGCGGCTTCGACCCCACTTACCTGATCGGCGGAGAAATGTTGAACGTAGGGAGCAACGCCAGAGCCGGCCGCGGCGAATACGTCGTCGCCGAGGCCGACGAGAGCGACGGCTCGTTTCTGCAATACCGGCCGCAGATTGCGGTCGTCACGAACATCGAAGCGGACCATCTCGAAAATTACGAAGGCGATTTCGCCAAGTTGCGGGCCGCGTACGAGCAGTATTTGTCCCATGTGAAGCCCGGCGGCCAGGCGGTCGTCTGCGTCGACGATCCGTATGCCCGCGAGTTGGCCGACCGGACACGCAAGGCGGCGGTGCTCCGTTACGGCATGGAAGCGCCGGGCGGCGGTCCGTGCCGGCCGGAGCTGGAAGCGGAGGCGCGCGAAGTCCGGCTTGGGGACAGGCGCGCTTCGTTCGAATTATGGTCGAGAGGAAGCCGTCTGGGCTGCATCGAGTTGTTCGTGCCGGGCCGGCATAACGTGTACAACGCGTTGGCGGCCTATTTGGCCTGCCGCGAGGCGGGAGTGGCGTTTGCGCCGTTCGCCGAGGCGATACGGGATTTCCGCGGCGCCAAGCGCCGTTTTCAGGTCGTGGGCGAGGCTTGCGGCGTGCTGGTGGTCGACGATTACGCGCATCATCCGACGGAGATCGAGGCGACCATCGAAGCGGCGCGCGCGACCGGCCGACGCATTTGGGCGGTATTTCAGCCGCAGCGGTACACACGGACGTATTATTTGATGAGCGAGTTCGGGGGCGCGTTCGGCGGGGCCGACGAAGTGCTGCTCACGGATATTTATTCGCCGGCGGGCGAACGGCGCATCGAAGGGGTTGATTCGGCCATGCTGGCCGAACGGATCCGGGCGAGCGGCCAGTCCCGCGTCCGGTATTTGCCGAGCAAGGAGGAGATTTTGTCCGTATTGGCGAACGGGGTGGCCAGCGGCGACCTCGTGCTGACGATGGGAGCGGGCGACATCTGGAAGGTCTCGCACCGGCTGGCCCAGCTTTTGAAGGAACGGGAGGAGGGAGAGTCCTGACAGGAATGAGATTCGTCCGCTCCG carries:
- the murC gene encoding UDP-N-acetylmuramate--L-alanine ligase, which translates into the protein MNGATERVHFIGIGGYGMSAIAKVLLEMGFRVTGSDVARAELTDKLAARGAQVFIGHDEGHVRGADMVVYSTALSKDNVELSAAERLNIPTLHRSQMLARLLNARKGIAVAGAHGKTTTSSMIAHVLERSGFDPTYLIGGEMLNVGSNARAGRGEYVVAEADESDGSFLQYRPQIAVVTNIEADHLENYEGDFAKLRAAYEQYLSHVKPGGQAVVCVDDPYARELADRTRKAAVLRYGMEAPGGGPCRPELEAEAREVRLGDRRASFELWSRGSRLGCIELFVPGRHNVYNALAAYLACREAGVAFAPFAEAIRDFRGAKRRFQVVGEACGVLVVDDYAHHPTEIEATIEAARATGRRIWAVFQPQRYTRTYYLMSEFGGAFGGADEVLLTDIYSPAGERRIEGVDSAMLAERIRASGQSRVRYLPSKEEILSVLANGVASGDLVLTMGAGDIWKVSHRLAQLLKEREEGES
- a CDS encoding bifunctional folylpolyglutamate synthase/dihydrofolate synthase, with product MAQTEQAQGQFRTIEEAVEWVTGRQSFGIKPGLKRMEWMMERLEHPERRLKFIHVAGTNGKGSTCAYLSQVLRQCGYDVGTFTSPFLERFNNRMQYNLEDIDDGTMLSLINRVKPLADELEASELGAPTMFEITTAVAILYYATVCYPDYVVWETGLGGRLDSTNIVVPVITVITNIGHDHQEILGDSLEQIAAEKAGIIKPGVPLVTAVEQPEAFRVIEETAKSRKATVYALGREFRAEPQSVKLDDQVFTFEGPFRAIPDVHISLNGPHQMKNAAVALMTLEVLRQYYALIVEDEDLRAGMQAARWKGRLETVSRSPRIVLDGAHNPEGAETLAAALRSGVYGYRKLNVMLGMLETKKHSGFLRHILPLADTLIVTEPEFRKAMSAEALAELAREEAARLGLAVEVTVERDWKQALDRLQRLTGEEDLAVVTGTLYMISDVRSRLLGRRDSDKGW